CAAAAGGCCAGTTCCTGCCCAATGCATCCATTTCTGCCCCGTGCTGTCATACATCGCCCGCCAAAGCGACAGGGGAACCAGCATCGAAGCTATGACACCCAGCTCAATTGGGTGGAAGGTGCTTCCGGCGACACGCAGGAAGCTGCCGCGTTCCTGAAACGGCTGGTTTCCGCCGTTGTTGGTAAAGCCAGGCATCATATTCTGTATCCACACCATGGGATCGGCGTGCGTTACAAATTGGATCACCGCAACTATGCTGCAGAACACGGCACCCCGCAGAACCGTACGCACCATGATCATGGCCGAATCGACTGTCCTGATGGTCTCCGTCGTCATTAGGACAATCCCAAACGATGCCGCCATGAGCAGCATCCAACGGTCGGCTGCGGCCCGTGTGGTGACGCTTGAAGGGCCGCTTATCCCCGCGTACATGGCGGCGTAGGCCATGCACGAAACAACGACCAAAGCCGCGACGGCGATTCGTCCGGGGTGGTCGAATTTCAGGGTGCGGTGCAGGCCCAGGGCCACTGAGGCGAGCCAAAGTAGCATAACAAGGAGTGCCAGGATGTGGGCCACGTAGCCCGCGGCGCCAAAGGGACCAAGAATCATGTTTGCGGGAAAAATAAAGCAAGCCAGCGCGGTCGCCTGAAGCAATACCGGCGGCCCAGGATCGGACTGCAACGGACTTGATAAGGTCAGCGATCCGGAAACTGGATGCATTAGGGGACTGGCCGGCAGATGCTTGCCCACACCCCCCCATCCTGCGTCCCCCAACCGAGTCGCATTACCGTTTACGCCGAATGTGACGAGTGATACTCTAACCCGAAAGCTCCCGGCTTGTCGCTGATTTTACGCCACGGCTCGGGGTCCGCGGGGAGTCTACTTTCCAGGCAGGAATTGGCGATGAATGCATCACTCCAAACCCCACGATGCAAAGGATCCGGAACTCCCAAGAAAGTAGGCTGGGCCTGGACATTCGCTGTCCTGCTGGCGACGGCCATGATCGGCGGCTGCACTCCGCCGGTCGGTGACATTATCGGCCACCGCACGGTCGCACAGGATCCGTTGCCGAAGAGTGTCAGTATTCAGGAAGTCGACGGTGGCCGGGACTTTTACAGCCGCTTTTCGCCGTCACTGCCGAATGGGGACGGGTATTTTCCTGTCGGCGTGTGGTTTGAAAGCGTTACACAGCCAAGTGATGTGGATCAGGACCGTGCCGCCGGAATAAACACCTACATCCAGCTCACCGCCAACTCGGACCTCTCCCTCATCAAGGCAAGCGGACTGCAGGCGCTTCCGTCCTCACCATCGCCCCTGGCCTCGGGATATCTGCTGTCAGACGAGGTCGACATGTGGGCAGGCGGTGGGTCGAACAAGTGGACCGGCAAGTCGCAAGGCGAAGGCGTCATTTGCGATCCCCCCGATTCCGGGTGCGGTTTCACGGTCCAGGAAGCCATGGCGGGCAAGCTGCCGGCCAATGCCCTTACCTACGCGAACTATGGGAAGGGCGTCACTTTTCATCTCAAGAACCCAGAGGCTGCGCAATTCGTCAATTCATATCAGGATGTCATCTCGGCGGACAACTACTGGTTTACGGATCCGTACATCTGCAGTTTGGTTGAGGGCGGTGCCGTGTTCGCCGGTGGCCGCGACCTGACCGACGGCGAGTGCCGGATTGCCGCACACTACGGCTGGACCGTGGACCGCGTACGCTCACTGGTGCAACCAGCGCGGAGTAAGCCCGTGTGGGCCTTCGTCGAAGTTGGCCATCCTTTTTCTGAACCTGGATCGCTGGCCATTACGGCTCCGCAAATTCGCGCCGCTGTATGGAGCAGCATCATCCACGGCGCCCGGGGAGTGGTTTACTTCAACCACAACTTCGGCGGCGAGTGCCTGTCACAGCACGTTCTGCGGGATGACTGCGGGGCGGCCGTGAGACCAACCGTCACGGCATTGAACCAGCAGATCCAGAGGCTGGCTCCCGTCCTGAATTCCCCGACCGTAAACGGGTTGGTATCCGCCGACGGAAGACGAGTGGACGTGTTAGTGAAGGCCTACCAAGGGCAGTTCTACCTGATGGCCGCGGCCAATAGCGAAGCAAATCAGTCGGTGACGTTCTCCTTCGCCTGTGGCAGTCCCGTCACTGCAGAGGTCCTGGACGAGAACCGCTCCGTCAACGTGTCGGCAAATTCATTCACGGACAACTTTGCGGACTCCAACGCGGTCCATATCTACAAGTTCAACAGTGGAAACACCTGCGGGCTGGGACTCGGATAGGGCCTCGGTAGGGCCTCCCCCGATGGTCAGATCGAGGGTCCCGGGACGCACTTTGCACCATCACGTCGTCAGAGCCGTTGGTTTTGGGCCCGGTAACTTTTCCGCCGTAGCGTCCTGGCGAACATGCTCGCCCCTTAGGAGACACCGTGACAGAGACATGGCGCGCCGGCCAGTATTGCCGGCACGCCATGCCATCTACCGACTGCTCATGGCGTGGTAACTTCGACATCCACCCAGTAGTTGGTCGAATTCCAGCTGTTGCTCGGGAACCCGCCGGCGCCGTAGAGGTAGACGCCGTTGGGTCCGGAGGTGCCGTCGGCCAGACCGTGCAGTATGCCCCGGTCGGCGGACTTTCCTGCGAAGAACGCACCGTCAGCCGAGTAGTAGCCGTTGGGCGCGAGGTACGACACCACATATGTCGTGTTAGCTGTGATGGCGATGGGAGTCGCGAATGTTGCCCGCTGCCACCCCGAGGCTGTTTCGTTCGTGAACGTCACGCTTCCGAGTAGCTGCCCCCGGAGGTCCAGAGCTTGCCTACGTGCGTTCCCGTGTTCTGCGGTCCCTTGTAGAACTTGACTGCTGTCACTGTTCCGGCCGCATCGGACTGGAATTTCATGCCGAGTTCGACGGACGATCCGTCTTGCTCCGTTATCGTCGACGGCACCGCCGTCTGTGCGAAGACGGTGCACGGGCAGCCGGCGGTTGCCTGCGGCGCCGTTGTGAACGACCAGGTGTAGGGCGTTGCCATGGCCTGGCCGTTGCTTCCCTTTGCTCCGGAAACGGTGGCCGTGAACGCGGTGTTATAGGCCAGCGCCGCCGTCGGCGTGAATATGGAGGTGTTGGTGAGGCTGTTGTAAGTCAGCGTGCCGGGTACGTTGGCGTTCGCGGCGTCCTTGACGTTGAAGACGACGGTGCTTGGATCCACGGCCCTGTCGTACGTGGCCTGGACGGTGGTCGTGGTGGCCACATTGGTCGCGCCGGATGTCGGGACTGTCGACGAAACTGTCGGCACGCTCGGTGACGAGGAGCCGTTCAGGACCACGTCCACCCAGTAGTTCGCGTTGTTGTAGCTGCTGGACGGGAACCCGGAGGTTCCGTACCGGTACACGCCGTTGAGTCCGTCGACGCCGCTGGCCAGCCCGTGCAGAGGGTAGTTGTTGACACCGGTGTTAAAGAACCCGCCGTCGGCCGAATAGTGGCCGTTGGGAGCGTAGTACGAGACTACGTAGGTGGTGTTCGCCTGGATGGTGACGGGCGTGGACAGATTCGCCTGCTGCCAGCCGGAGGCCGATTCGCCGGTGAAGGTTACGGTGGCCAGCAACTGGCCTCCGCTGGTCCACAGCTTTCCGGTGTGCGTTCCGAAGTTCTGGACGCTCTTGTAAAAGCGGATGCCGGTAACATCGCCGGCGACGTCGGAGCGGAACTTCATACCCAGTTCCACAGACGAGCCGTCAGGCTGGTCGATGGTCCCGGGCAGGGCATTTGCCGCAAACACGGTGCAGGGGCAGCTGACGCCCGGCTGGGCGGCGGTAGTGAACGTCCAGGTGTAGGGGCTGGCCATTGTCTGGCCGGTGGAGTTCGTTGCGCCGCTGACCGTCGCCGTGTAGGTAGTGCTGTAAGCCAGCGCCGAGGTGGGCGTGAACGTCACCGTGTTTCCGCTGTAAGAGCGGGTTCCGGCCACGTTAGTAGTTCCGGCCTGGAGCGTGAACGTGATGCTGCTGGCCGTTACCGTCTGGTTGAAGGTCGCCGTGGGAGCGGTGTTGACCCCCACCCCCACGGCCTGGCTGACGGGCGTTGTGGAAGCCACAGCCGGCGGCACGGGTGCCGCGGCGGTGGTGAATGTCCAGGTAAACGGACCAGTCATACTCTGGCCGCTGGCATTCGTCGCCCCGGTGACAGTTGCCGTGTAGGTGGTGTTGAACGCCAGCGCGGCGCCGGGCGTGAAGGTGGAGGTGTTGGTGGTGGAGTTATAGCTAGTGGTGCCGGCGACAGTTGCGTTCGCCGGGTCCTTCAGTGTGAAGACCACCGAGGCAGCCACAACCGCCTGGTTGAAGGTCACCGACGGTGTCACCGACGCCGGAACCCCGGTTGCCTGGTTGGCGGGCGAGGAACTGGTGACTGCGGGAGCCGGTGGTGCCGCCCCCGTAGTAAACGTCCAGCTGTAGGGGCCCGTCATGGCCTGTCCTGAAGCGTTGGTGGCGCCGCTGACCGTTGCCGTGTACGTGGTGCTGTACGCCAGGGCAACGGACGGCGTGAACGTTGCGGTGCCTGAACTGTAAGAGGTGGTACCGGCAACGGCTGTGTTGTCCGGCTTCTTCAGGGTGAACGTGATGCTGTTGGCTGTGACGGCCTGGTTGAAGGTGGCGGTCGGCGCGGCAGTAATTGCCACACCCGTGGACGCGTTGGCAGGCGTAGTTGAGGAGACTGCCGGGGCTATTGGCGCGGACGGAGTAAAGCGGACGTCCACCCAGTAGTTCTCCGCGTTATAGGAGGACGACGGGAACCTGCTTGTTGCCCCATATGTATAGACTCCGTTACCTGAAGTGGGCGTGTTTCTGAGGCCGTGCAGTACGCCGCTGTCCAGGGAGGAGTTACCGGCCGGCATAGGCGAGGGGTTGGGATACATATAGCCCGGCGCCTGGGCGTAGTGCCCCTGGGGAGCATAGTAGGAAACCACGTAGACGCTGTTCGCTGCGATGGCCACGGGCGTCGAGAAGTTGACGTTTTGCCATCCCGTTGTGGTCTCCGCCGTGAATGTGGCTGTCGCCAGCAGTGCACCGCTGGCGGACCACAAATTGCCGATGTGGGTGCCCTTGTTGAGACTGGACTTGTAGAAGCTCACGCCGTTGACGACGCCAGCCGTCTGCGTGGTGAACTTCATGCCGACTTCCACGCTGCCGCCGTCTCCCGAGTCCGGAGTGTCCGGGATAACGCTCGAGCCGAAGATGGAGCACGGGCATGAGACGTTGACGGCGGCCCCGGCACCCGGTGTTTCCACGTTGCCGGAATCGTCCACCGCGCGGGTCTTCACAGCGACCGACGGGCTTCCGTGGACAGTCCAGCTGTACGTCCAGTTGGCGGTGCCCGTGGCCGGATGCCACGTCGTACCGCCGTCGGTGGAGACTTCGACGCCGCCAACGACCCCGCCTGTGTCGGATGCGGTCCCCGAGATCGTCACTTTTGAACCATCCGCGAGTGTCTGGCCGTTCAGTCCGGAGGTGATCGTGGAAACGGGCTTACTGGTGTCCGTTGAGTTGGAGGCCGCCACGAGGCCGGTAATGAGGGTGGATGGCTGGACGCCCATGTCGGCGAAGAGGTTCACGGTGGCCTGACGCATGTTTTTGTCCGGATTAGCGAGCGTCGTGAAGCCGTCCAGTCCGTAGGCCCACTGCACGGTGCCTGCGCCAAATACGAGGGCACCGCTCGGAGCACGGTACATGGTCAGGTTGTGGGTCTGCGTCGAGGGCGCAGTGGTGCTTCCATAGTCGGTGAACGCTTCGGGCACGGCCACGGTTGTGGAGGACAGCTTAAATGCCCCGGCGGGTCTGAATCCGTTGTCGGCATCTATGTCCCACTCATAGCCCAGGGTGTCCAGGCCACTGCCCAGAGTCAATGACTGCGTTCCGGTAAGGCTGGCCGCCGCCGTGTTCCGCCACAGCCGCATGGCTGCGTACTGGGCTGGAACCTTGATGTCGGCAGACCCGGCATTGACGATGAAGAACTGACCTGTCACGGAGTTCTCCGGGTTTCCGGCACCTCCGGTGGTTCCATACCGGGGATCCCGCCAGGTTCCGGTCCATTCGACCGGGTCGACTGGGGCGTTGAAGTGGGTGTCCTTGTACGAGACCAGGGTTCTACCGGCAGCCTGGCTGGCGTCGATGGACGCCTCCCAGCGGGTGCGCCAGAACATTTCGTTGCCGCTGAAGAAGGCCAGGTTCACGCCGGCGTCCCGCGCGGCCTCCACATTGGCGCGTTGGGATCCGCTCCAATATTCATCGTGGCCAGAGGAAATGAACATCTTGTGGTTCAAGAGCAGGCTGCCACGTGTGGCGGTGTCCAGACCACTCATGTAACTCACGTCGTAGCCATTTGCCTCGATGAAGCGGATCATCGGGTATTCGGTGTCCATGAGCCAGCTGTGGCCGAGATCTCCGGTCGAGAGGAATGGTCGGTTGTAAGAGACTTTGAACGCGGATTTGTAGGCCAGCGGACTTCCTGGCGGGCACGCGACCGTGCAACTGTAGAGGCTGTTGCCACCATATGTGTTGTAGGCCTGCCAGGTGGTGTCTGAAGTCTGGAGCAGGATGCCGCTGGTACTGGCATCGTTGCGGACGACGAACGGAATCATGCTGTCTCCGCCATTGTCATTTCGCACGAGATGCGCGAAATAGACCCCAGAGACGGCCGTAGCCGGCACGGCCCAGTTGGCGGAAACAGCCCAGTTGCCACAGTCAACCAGACCCGATGACGACTGTGTCAGGCAGGCCGGTTGTGACTGCGGTAGCGTAACCGCGAGCGGGATGTTGGCGGCTATCTTCCGGGCCCCATCACCCTGGTAATAGCCGAAGCGAAGGATGTCGATGTGGTAGGCAGAGACTGAGGTCTTGATCTTGAAGCTGATGGTCTGCCCCAGGTTTACACTCATGGCGGTGCCGAACCCCTGGATCGATGAGTCGCCCGATCCGTTGACTTCCCAGTCTGACGACGGAGTGCCCGGCAAGGAATTCTCGCAGGCAATGGCGTTAACGACAGGCGGGGTACAGGCCGCCGCCTGCGCGGTCGGTGCCTGCACCAGGGATGAAGTGAAGGAGAGGGACGCGGCAACCAAGACCAGCGCGACAGAAGACGCTGTCCGACGGAGACCACGGGGAACAGATTCTATTTTTGCAAACACGCTAACTCCAGTTCGAGACGCGAATAATCGACGTTCGGACCTCAGGCGTCTGCACCACCCGTGACCGTTGTGCATAAATGGCAAGCCAACATCAGACGAACAAGCTATCTGGTACCTCACGGGCCGAGTGCGCGGAAAGCCGAAACTTCTCCGCGCGATCCGGAACCTGGACGCGCGGCCTTGGTGATGCCAGATGATTTGATGCTATGCAGGGCTGAATGCTTCCACCAGACGGTCACGGGGAACCCTGTGGGTATCCGCAGGATCAATGTGGATACCCTGCGAGGGTGTTTCGGGCGGGTAATGCCCCGCTATGAAGCCGCCGTCCGGAAGAACAGTTCGGTCACCCGGGCCAGCCGAAATGGGTCCTCGACGCCGCATAGTTCGCGGGCGGAGTGCATCGACAGAAGCGGCACCCCCACGTCCACCGTCCTGATGCCCAGCCGCGTCGCCGTCAGTGGTCCGATGGTGGACCCGCACGGTATGACGTTGTTGGAGACGAACTCCTGGTACGGAACCCCGGCCTCGCCGCACAGCCGCGCCCAGAAAGCTGCCCCGGGCCCGTCAGTGGCGTAGCGCTGGTTGGCGTTGATCTTCAGCAGGGGTCCGCCATTGAGGACCGGACGGTTGACGGGATCGTGGCGCTCGGCGTAGTTCGGGTGGACGGCGTGGCCGGCGTCCGCCGACACACAGAACGACGCCGCCAGGGCCTGCCGTCGCTGGCTCGGCGAAGCACCAAGGCTGTCCGAGATGCGCACCAGGATGTCCTCGAGCAGCGGCCCGCAGGCACCTGAGCGTGAGTTGGAGCCGATCTCCTCGTGGTCGAAGGCGGCGAGCACGGCGATCGGCGCTGAAGCGGCGCGGTTCCCCGAAGATCCCGTCCCCGAAGAATTCTTTGCCGGAGCCTCGGCATGTGCGATCAGCGCCGCCAGCCCGGCGTGCGTGGCGGACAGGTTGTCCAGCCGGCCGGAGGCGAAGAACTCACCTTTGGCCCCGAAAACCGCAGCGGGCTGCGTGTCCGCAATGACGACGTCGTACCCGCCGATCTGGGCGGGATCCACCGGCGCGGAGTCCGGGCCCGCTGCGGTGGCCCGTTGCGCCAGCAACGCGAGGAGGTCCTCACCTGCCGGATCGCCGAGGCCGAAGACGGGATTCATGTGCTGCTGCTTGTCCAGCGCAAGCCCGTCGTTGACCGCACGGTCCAGGTGGATGGCCAGCTGCGGGAACCGAAGCAGGGGTCCGGTGGCCGTCAGGCATTGGGTGCCGTCCAGCATCACCAGCCGCCCCGCCAGCTGCAGTTCCCGGTCCAGCCAGGAGTTGAGCAGCGGCCCACCATAGACCTCCACACCGGCCTGCAGCCAGCCGAATTTGCCCGTGGTGGGCTTGGGCTTGAGCTTGAACGACGGCGAGTCAGTGTGCGCACCGAGGACGTTGAACCCGGTGGTGGGGCCAGCGTTCTCCGGCGTCACCCAGGCGATCAGCGCACCGTCCCGGACCACATAGAACCGGCCTGCCGCGCCTGCACCCGCCGCGGCAGGCCACGCCTCGAGCTCGTCCAGGCCGGTGAAGCCTGCCTCGTCCAGCCGCCGGGCGGCTTCCTGTACGGCATGGAAGCTCGACGGCGACGCGCTGACATACGCGCCGAGGTCCCGGATGTGGTCTGCGGCAGTGGCGTGGGAAGGCATGGCTCCGAGTCTAGCGGTGCCACGGCAGGCCGCCCCGAAGGCCCTGCTAGACCGTGACGTTGAGCCCGGCTGCGTATCCGGCTGCCACCGAGCCGGACATGGTGGCCAGCTGGTAGATTCCGCCGTCGTCGCCAAAGACGTTGTCCGAACTGAGCGTGGTGTTGGGAAAGTTCCGGGCGCTGGATTCGTAGCCGGCCGAGGCGTAAACCTCGTTGCAGGCCGCCTCGGTCATGGCGATCTGGGAGACCGCCAGCACCTGCCCGGCCAGCGTGGCGTTGCTCATGGACTCGAAAACCTCGAAGTGGATATGGGGCCAGCGGCCGTTGTAGGCGCCGGGGTAGATGGTGATGAACGTGACCTGCCCGTTGGCGTCGGCTTCCTGCACCCCGCGGAGGAAGTTCTCATTCTCCAGGCCGGAATCGTACATGGAGTACTTCCCGTCGCGGTCGCAATGCCAGGCGTAAACAGCTGCACCTGCGAGGGGCTTGCAGCCGTTGGCGTTGTCCAGAAGCGTCAGGGTAACTGTCAGCGGGATGCCTTCGGCCTTGGCGCTCGAGGTCCCGAAGCTTGAGGTGATGTCCTGCCGGACCACGCCTGAGGCTTCCAGGACGTTGGGCCCGTTGGAGCCGTCCCCCGGATAGGGTCCCGCGGTTTCCTGCGGAATTTCCACTCCGCACTCGGCGATGGCACGCGTAAGCGTGGGGGACGCCGAGGGCGTAGCTGACGCGGAAGCGGTGGGCGTCGCCGTCGTGGTTGCTGAACTGCTGGCGGAGGCCGACGCCGTGCTGCCGGCCCCGGAGGTGGACCCTCCCGGAGTGCACGCCGCAAGGGCGGTGGCCGCCGTGCCGGCGCCGAAGAACAGTCCCAGGGAACGGCGGCTGATCAGGGTGGAGAGGTCGAACTCCAGGCCGCGGTCATGGTTGGGGTGGGGTTCGCGGGGAGGCTGCGGTGAAGTGGTCATGGACCCATAAAACTCCGAAGGCCTATGCCGCGCATAGGCCATTCCTGTGAGCCCGCTGTGCGTCACCCGCCAGCCGCGGAGGAGGTGAAGATCCTTTGAACGGATTAATTGCTGATTCTTCGGATTGCCGTCCCCATAAAACAGCCGAGGGATCCGCAATCCGGGGACTTTGGTCCCTATTCCCCGGCACCCGCAGGGGTGTCTACTGGTCCTTGGGTCTGCCCCTGCGGCTGCCCCCTTTGCCAGAGAGCAGCCAGGAGAAGCCATGTCCGGTGCGTTGAAATGGTCCCCGTTCGATTCGTCGCGCTGGCCGTCGGCAACGGAGGGGACCGGCCGGACGCCGCCGCAGTTCATGGCTTCGATGGGGCGCGCCTATGAGTCGGGCGACGAGCCTGCCACCGTTTGCGTCGAGGAGAACACCGACGCGACGACGCTGGTGGTGGAGGCGCAACGCGGGGAACAGGAAGCAGACCGGGACGCAGAACACTTTCCGTCGGGACTGCGGTACAGCCCCTTCACCGGCAAAATCCCCCTGCTGGGGGACTGACAGAAAACATGGAACGGGTCTCTCTATGGAACTGAAATCGCAATGGCACCGGCTTGATCCAG
This genomic window from Arthrobacter sp. 24S4-2 contains:
- a CDS encoding O-antigen ligase, whose translation is MGKHLPASPLMHPVSGSLTLSSPLQSDPGPPVLLQATALACFIFPANMILGPFGAAGYVAHILALLVMLLWLASVALGLHRTLKFDHPGRIAVAALVVVSCMAYAAMYAGISGPSSVTTRAAADRWMLLMAASFGIVLMTTETIRTVDSAMIMVRTVLRGAVFCSIVAVIQFVTHADPMVWIQNMMPGFTNNGGNQPFQERGSFLRVAGSTFHPIELGVIASMLVPLSLWRAMYDSTGQKWMHWAGTGLLIFAVAATVSRSGMVGIATVALVYIPFMPARARQWAVLGFVGAAVALFVAVPGLMATLFGTATAGTADTSITARLQDFPRVEAMVSARPWTGIGPGAYLAPNAIEVLDNQYLKTMVEMGIPGFVALLAYMVVPGAAAWIAALYAKDEQLKAFSGALAAACLVAAPSTAAFDLLGFPVIALVYPFCVGLSGVAWLMVARERRVLVSVKKQHNIAIGVPERQA
- a CDS encoding intradiol ring-cleavage dioxygenase — protein: MTTSPQPPREPHPNHDRGLEFDLSTLISRRSLGLFFGAGTAATALAACTPGGSTSGAGSTASASASSSATTTATPTASASATPSASPTLTRAIAECGVEIPQETAGPYPGDGSNGPNVLEASGVVRQDITSSFGTSSAKAEGIPLTVTLTLLDNANGCKPLAGAAVYAWHCDRDGKYSMYDSGLENENFLRGVQEADANGQVTFITIYPGAYNGRWPHIHFEVFESMSNATLAGQVLAVSQIAMTEAACNEVYASAGYESSARNFPNTTLSSDNVFGDDGGIYQLATMSGSVAAGYAAGLNVTV
- a CDS encoding M18 family aminopeptidase is translated as MPSHATAADHIRDLGAYVSASPSSFHAVQEAARRLDEAGFTGLDELEAWPAAAGAGAAGRFYVVRDGALIAWVTPENAGPTTGFNVLGAHTDSPSFKLKPKPTTGKFGWLQAGVEVYGGPLLNSWLDRELQLAGRLVMLDGTQCLTATGPLLRFPQLAIHLDRAVNDGLALDKQQHMNPVFGLGDPAGEDLLALLAQRATAAGPDSAPVDPAQIGGYDVVIADTQPAAVFGAKGEFFASGRLDNLSATHAGLAALIAHAEAPAKNSSGTGSSGNRAASAPIAVLAAFDHEEIGSNSRSGACGPLLEDILVRISDSLGASPSQRRQALAASFCVSADAGHAVHPNYAERHDPVNRPVLNGGPLLKINANQRYATDGPGAAFWARLCGEAGVPYQEFVSNNVIPCGSTIGPLTATRLGIRTVDVGVPLLSMHSARELCGVEDPFRLARVTELFFRTAAS